A portion of the Bacillus sp. es.034 genome contains these proteins:
- a CDS encoding class I SAM-dependent methyltransferase produces MRQSELSSINRAGWNDGAYQAWVNRHGLPKNYALTLMKNPQHKVSKYLNHMGDIRGKRIANLLGSKGNKAVSFSLLGAEVTVVDISKENCKYAMELAEVAGVNIRYIVSDLLEIPGEEKEEDYDFVILELGVLHYFVDLMPVFTIASKMLKKGGTFILRDFHPMLTKLLTVEGTKMVAAGDYFDSGEKEVDVAFSKLLKTDSLHPSAKNRIRRWTLGDIITAVGTTGFIITQLEEESGIRWAFPADAPIGIKKNIPSLFTITAEKR; encoded by the coding sequence TTGAGACAAAGTGAGCTTAGTAGTATTAATAGGGCAGGGTGGAATGATGGTGCTTATCAAGCGTGGGTGAATCGTCACGGATTGCCAAAGAATTATGCTCTTACACTTATGAAAAATCCACAACATAAAGTATCGAAATATTTAAACCATATGGGAGATATCAGAGGAAAAAGAATTGCAAATCTACTAGGTTCGAAGGGTAATAAAGCAGTGTCCTTTTCCTTATTGGGTGCAGAAGTCACTGTGGTGGATATTTCGAAAGAAAATTGCAAATACGCCATGGAATTGGCAGAAGTCGCAGGTGTCAATATTCGTTATATCGTTTCAGATTTATTAGAAATCCCCGGTGAAGAGAAAGAAGAAGATTATGATTTTGTGATTTTGGAACTTGGCGTTCTACATTACTTTGTGGATTTAATGCCTGTTTTTACGATCGCTAGTAAGATGCTTAAGAAAGGTGGAACTTTCATCTTGAGGGATTTCCATCCGATGCTTACCAAACTATTGACGGTTGAAGGTACAAAAATGGTGGCAGCAGGCGATTATTTTGACAGTGGTGAAAAGGAAGTGGATGTTGCATTCTCAAAACTATTGAAGACCGATTCACTACATCCATCAGCTAAGAATAGAATTCGCAGGTGGACACTGGGTGATATCATCACAGCAGTCGGCACTACCGGCTTTATCATTACTCAATTAGAAGAGGAATCCGGAATAAGATGGGCGTTCCCAGCTGATGCTCCAATAGGGATTAAAAAAAACATACCTAGTTTATTCACAATCACTGCAGAGAAAAGATAG
- a CDS encoding STM3941 family protein, whose translation MEEKVVDFYESKKKLSLIAAGCILFVLLCLYLTYEFFFIDVNYLIGGIVALGGVFFFFCLIQIFKKLSHDVPHVSMTKEYLFLYVLPDEPVHIRWEDIESYVPYEIYRNSFIGLVLNDEEEYRDKMPDKLKRMSRMNVKMGYPQYNIVIGNLKEPQKLLKELTIRIPHANMVTEEKTVSPTNSL comes from the coding sequence ATGGAGGAGAAGGTTGTTGATTTTTATGAATCTAAGAAGAAGTTGAGTTTGATTGCGGCTGGATGTATTTTGTTTGTTCTACTGTGTTTGTATTTGACGTATGAGTTTTTCTTTATTGATGTGAATTATTTGATAGGGGGGATAGTTGCGTTAGGAGGAGTGTTCTTTTTCTTCTGTTTGATTCAGATCTTTAAAAAGCTCTCTCATGACGTACCTCACGTAAGCATGACTAAGGAGTATCTGTTTTTATATGTGTTGCCTGATGAACCCGTTCACATTCGGTGGGAGGATATTGAAAGCTATGTTCCATACGAAATTTACCGGAATTCTTTTATTGGGCTGGTTCTGAACGATGAAGAGGAATACCGTGACAAAATGCCGGATAAGCTAAAACGCATGTCCAGGATGAACGTGAAAATGGGGTATCCACAATACAATATTGTGATAGGCAATTTAAAAGAGCCTCAAAAATTGCTTAAAGAATTAACCATTCGTATTCCCCATGCCAATATGGTTACGGAAGAAAAGACTGTTTCTCCTACGAATTCATTGTAA